In Apteryx mantelli isolate bAptMan1 chromosome 26, bAptMan1.hap1, whole genome shotgun sequence, a single window of DNA contains:
- the UTS2 gene encoding urotensin-2: MHKLVFCCLIIISFSCPLLSVPIINASEMSYQLSADEDSRLNLERSGSLGSTSLLQFLPGLLGTPTGDNKAGLSPSSYNPRENIKEIFYGSHPRFALLGRLLTKDRKQYKKRGNLSECFWKYCV; the protein is encoded by the exons ATGCATAAGCTGGTATTCTGCTGTCTCATTATCATCAGCTTCTCCTGTCCTCTCTTGTCTGTCCCCATCATCAATGCCAGTGAGATGTCTTATCAGCTCTCAG ctgatgaagatTCCAGACTGAATCTGGAGCGGTCGGGCAGCCTGGGAAGCACTTCCCTGCTTCAGTTCCTGCCAGGGCTCCTGGGCACACCAACTGGAGACAACAAAGCAG GTCTTAGCCCCAGCAGCTACAACCCAAGGGAAAATATCAAAGAG ATTTTCTATGGAAGTCATCCTCGATTTGCTTTGCTGGGCCGCTTGTTGACCAAGGACAGGAAACAATATAAGAAACGTGGGAATCTTTCCGAGTGCTTCTGGAAATATTGCGTGTAA